The following are encoded in a window of Staphylococcus piscifermentans genomic DNA:
- the ptsP gene encoding phosphoenolpyruvate--protein phosphotransferase has translation MAKHIKGIAASDGVAIAKAYLLVEPDLSFDNEPVTDTDAEVAKFNGALNKSKVELTKIKENAEKQLGADKAAIFEAHLLVLDDPELIQPIEDKIKNENVNAAQALTDISNQFITIFESMDNEYMAERAADIRDVSKRVLAHILGVDLPNPSIIDESVVIIGNDLTPSDTAQLNKQYVQGFVTNIGGRTSHSAIMSRSLEIPAVVGTKSITEEVEAGDTIIVDGMTGDVLINPSDEVIAEYQEKRDNFFKDKKELQKLRDAESVTADGHHVELAANIGTPNDLPGVIENGAEGIGLYRTEFLYMGRDQMPTEEEQFEAYKTVLESMEGKRVVVRTLDIGGDKELPYLDLPEEMNPFLGYRAIRLCLAQPEIFRPQLRALLRASVFGKLNIMFPMVATLQEFRDAKALLEEERANLKNEGYEVADDIELGIMVEIPSTAALADVFAKEVDFFSIGTNDLIQYTMAADRMSERVSYLYQPYNPAILRLVKQVIEASHAEGKWTGMCGEMAGDQTAVPLLLGFGLDEFSMSATSILKTRRLIRKLNESDMKELSEKAIQCATQDEVVALVKEYTQNA, from the coding sequence ATGGCTAAACACATCAAAGGCATTGCAGCATCTGACGGTGTTGCAATTGCAAAAGCCTATTTATTAGTTGAGCCTGACTTATCATTCGATAACGAACCGGTAACGGATACGGATGCAGAAGTTGCTAAATTCAATGGCGCACTTAATAAATCTAAAGTTGAATTAACTAAAATTAAAGAAAATGCCGAAAAACAATTGGGCGCGGATAAAGCAGCGATTTTCGAGGCACATTTATTAGTGCTAGATGATCCTGAACTGATTCAACCGATTGAAGATAAAATTAAGAATGAAAATGTTAACGCTGCACAAGCTTTAACAGATATTTCGAATCAATTTATCACAATATTTGAATCAATGGATAACGAATATATGGCTGAACGTGCCGCTGATATCCGCGATGTTTCTAAACGTGTATTAGCGCACATCTTAGGTGTTGATTTGCCTAATCCAAGTATCATTGATGAAAGCGTAGTCATTATAGGGAATGACTTGACTCCTTCTGATACAGCACAATTGAATAAACAATATGTGCAAGGGTTTGTGACAAACATTGGAGGCAGAACATCTCACTCAGCTATTATGAGCCGCTCGTTAGAAATTCCTGCAGTAGTGGGTACTAAATCTATTACTGAGGAAGTAGAAGCGGGAGACACTATAATCGTTGATGGTATGACTGGTGACGTACTTATCAATCCAAGCGATGAGGTAATTGCAGAATATCAAGAAAAACGCGATAATTTCTTTAAAGATAAGAAAGAATTGCAAAAATTACGTGATGCAGAATCAGTAACCGCTGATGGCCATCATGTCGAACTTGCAGCGAATATCGGAACACCTAATGATTTACCGGGTGTGATTGAAAATGGCGCTGAAGGTATTGGTTTATACAGAACTGAATTCTTATACATGGGCAGAGACCAAATGCCGACTGAAGAAGAACAGTTCGAAGCCTATAAAACAGTATTAGAATCCATGGAAGGCAAACGTGTAGTAGTACGTACTTTAGATATTGGCGGCGACAAAGAGTTGCCTTATCTTGACTTGCCTGAAGAAATGAACCCATTCTTAGGTTACCGTGCGATTCGTCTTTGCTTAGCACAACCTGAAATTTTCCGACCACAATTACGTGCGTTATTACGTGCGTCAGTCTTCGGTAAATTGAACATTATGTTCCCGATGGTTGCAACGCTTCAAGAGTTCCGTGACGCGAAAGCTTTACTTGAAGAAGAACGTGCAAATCTTAAAAATGAAGGCTATGAAGTGGCAGATGATATTGAATTAGGAATTATGGTAGAGATTCCTTCAACAGCTGCACTTGCTGATGTATTTGCGAAAGAAGTCGACTTCTTTAGTATCGGAACAAACGACTTAATTCAATATACAATGGCTGCTGACCGTATGTCAGAACGTGTTTCTTATTTATACCAACCATACAATCCAGCAATTTTACGCTTGGTTAAACAAGTGATTGAAGCTTCTCACGCAGAAGGTAAATGGACAGGTATGTGCGGTGAAATGGCCGGCGATCAAACAGCAGTTCCATTGTTGTTAGGTTTCGGTTTAGATGAGTTCTCTATGAGTGCCACATCTATTTTGAAAACACGTCGTTTAATCAGAAAGCTCAACGAAAGTGATATGAAAGAATTAAGCGAAAAAGCTATTCAATGTGCGACTCAAGATGAAGTTGTAGCATTAGTTAAAGAATATACTCAAAACGCTTAA
- a CDS encoding phosphocarrier protein HPr, which yields MEQQSYTIIDETGIHARPATMLVQTASKFDSDIQLEYNGKKVNLKSIMGVMSLGVGKDAEITIYADGSDEADAIQAITEVLSKEGLTE from the coding sequence ATGGAACAACAATCATACACTATCATCGACGAAACAGGTATTCACGCTCGTCCAGCTACAATGCTTGTACAAACAGCTTCAAAATTTGATTCAGATATTCAATTAGAATACAACGGCAAAAAAGTCAACTTGAAATCTATTATGGGTGTTATGAGTTTAGGTGTCGGCAAAGACGCAGAAATCACTATCTATGCTGACGGCAGTGACGAAGCAGACGCAATCCAAGCAATTACTGAAGTGTTATCTAAAGAAGGATTAACTGAATAA
- a CDS encoding DUF697 domain-containing protein encodes MGIKDKFIKNTSDKLSNKVLDLEPVTGKSALPVNESDLSRRRERAEELVRKKSLWSSAASVVPIPGLDFGVDLKLMKDIIEDINKIYGLNHKQVSHMSDDLRERILAAATIQGSQFIGRTVSKAILKVAIRDVAKRTAAKQTKWFPLVGQAISASISYYFMKKLGNEHIEKCENVAKRILETPTGK; translated from the coding sequence ATGGGAATTAAAGATAAATTCATTAAAAATACAAGTGATAAATTAAGTAATAAAGTTTTGGATTTGGAACCTGTTACTGGAAAGTCGGCTTTGCCAGTCAATGAGAGTGACTTGTCACGCAGACGTGAACGTGCTGAAGAATTGGTACGTAAGAAATCACTGTGGTCTTCAGCAGCAAGTGTAGTACCGATTCCAGGACTCGACTTCGGTGTAGATTTGAAATTAATGAAAGATATTATTGAAGATATCAATAAGATTTATGGATTGAATCACAAACAAGTCAGTCATATGAGTGATGATTTAAGAGAGCGTATCTTGGCAGCTGCTACGATTCAAGGCAGTCAGTTTATTGGACGTACTGTTTCTAAAGCTATTTTAAAAGTAGCGATTAGAGATGTAGCGAAACGTACTGCGGCGAAACAAACGAAATGGTTCCCTCTAGTTGGTCAAGCAATTTCTGCCTCTATCAGTTATTACTTTATGAAGAAATTAGGTAATGAACATATTGAAAAATGTGAAAACGTTGCCAAAAGAATTTTAGAAACACCAACTGGCAAATAA
- a CDS encoding class I SAM-dependent rRNA methyltransferase, with protein MKTAVINKGKEQKYLNHYPLVDEEDIYEHSHLADGDVFHLVTDDGRYLATAYVGRQHKGLGWVLSYEAEQRIDEAFFAELFQEALDYRQYYFNVDGTNAFRLFNAEGDGVGGLTVDNYDGHLLVQWYSKGIYAFRDIVLQAIQEVFPYTSIFEKTRFKDDAVESGFVTGTAPEFPIIIEENFTFYNVDLDDGPMTGIFLDQKEVRKKLRDVYAPERHVLNLFSYTGAFSVIAAETAADTTSVDLANRSRSLTEENFGVNGIDPKSQFIYVMDTFDFYHYAARHDRVYDTIVIDPPSFARNKKKVFTVQKDYHKLIEEALPILNEDGVLVLSTNSSALSSKAFKNMIKKTLDEAGVDFEIEEVMGLPKDFRTHPHYKPSKYLKVVFVRVSSKEVII; from the coding sequence ATGAAGACAGCGGTTATTAATAAAGGCAAGGAGCAGAAGTATTTGAACCACTATCCGTTAGTGGATGAAGAGGATATTTATGAGCACAGTCACTTGGCGGATGGAGATGTTTTCCATTTGGTGACGGATGATGGACGTTATTTGGCGACGGCTTATGTCGGACGTCAGCATAAAGGTTTGGGCTGGGTGCTGAGTTATGAAGCTGAGCAGCGGATTGATGAAGCATTCTTCGCAGAATTATTCCAAGAGGCTTTGGATTACCGGCAATATTATTTCAATGTGGATGGCACGAATGCCTTTCGTCTATTCAATGCAGAAGGGGATGGCGTCGGCGGTTTAACGGTTGATAATTATGATGGTCATTTGCTAGTGCAATGGTATTCTAAAGGGATTTATGCTTTTAGAGATATTGTGTTACAGGCCATTCAAGAGGTCTTTCCTTATACTTCGATTTTCGAAAAAACCCGCTTCAAAGATGATGCAGTTGAAAGTGGATTTGTAACTGGAACAGCGCCGGAATTCCCAATTATCATTGAAGAGAATTTCACGTTCTATAATGTGGATTTAGATGATGGCCCAATGACGGGTATTTTCTTAGATCAAAAAGAAGTGCGTAAAAAGTTACGTGATGTGTATGCGCCTGAGCGCCATGTATTGAATCTGTTCAGTTATACTGGTGCTTTCTCAGTGATTGCAGCGGAAACGGCTGCGGATACGACGAGTGTGGATTTAGCGAATCGCTCTAGAAGTTTAACAGAGGAGAATTTCGGGGTAAATGGTATTGACCCGAAATCACAATTTATTTACGTGATGGATACCTTTGATTTCTATCATTATGCTGCAAGACATGATCGTGTGTACGATACGATTGTAATTGATCCGCCAAGTTTTGCGCGTAATAAGAAGAAGGTATTTACGGTGCAGAAGGATTATCATAAGTTGATTGAAGAAGCGTTGCCTATTCTTAATGAAGATGGCGTCTTAGTGCTAAGCACGAATTCAAGTGCACTTTCTTCTAAAGCATTTAAAAATATGATTAAAAAGACGTTGGATGAAGCGGGAGTGGACTTTGAAATTGAAGAGGTAATGGGACTGCCGAAAGATTTTAGAACACATCCGCATTATAAACCTTCTAAGTATTTAAAAGTGGTCTTCGTTCGGGTATCGAGTAAAGAAGTAATCATATAA
- the auxA gene encoding lipoteichoic acid stability factor AuxA — MSYIKKHAEIIFSLIIGIVSLFIGIIILLNVSFIHKLAKGGKADIHIYNVWDFINAFFGEIIRIMSRFIGQFPVFSAIFIIVFGIALLWIGYLLFMTTKYDYDISIFFLIIGILFFIITIILMTQVYGFAAIIFVVPFVVHTGYIVYKDELNHNHRKEHYLWIICAYGISYLITQIALYGRIESHEIAMIDILSVNAFFIVMWILAQISIWNFLFLRRSLPLTKAELGEEMEFSRTDKNGTMSQTKEQLREFQERTQEFTHRTRRSIDLEKMRNKRDKFKNTIKEKIDIQDDDIPNWMKRPKWIKPGIVELICGIILFLFTLLELNNRNALFASGEWELSQTSYVIEWITLFLLLIVIIIYIITTLTHFLRGKFYYVQMFMISILFFKLLTEFVNIMIHGLLLSIFITPILLIMLVAVIIAFVIQMRTPVDGQ, encoded by the coding sequence ATGTCGTATATAAAGAAGCACGCTGAGATCATTTTTAGTTTGATTATTGGCATTGTTTCACTTTTCATTGGAATCATAATATTATTAAACGTATCCTTTATCCATAAACTTGCTAAAGGCGGCAAGGCCGATATACATATCTACAACGTATGGGATTTCATCAATGCATTCTTCGGAGAAATCATCCGGATTATGAGTCGATTTATCGGTCAATTTCCTGTTTTTAGTGCCATCTTTATTATAGTGTTCGGCATTGCATTGTTATGGATTGGTTATTTGTTATTTATGACGACGAAATATGATTATGATATCTCAATTTTCTTCCTTATTATAGGAATTCTCTTCTTTATTATTACTATTATCTTGATGACCCAAGTTTATGGGTTTGCGGCCATTATATTTGTGGTGCCGTTTGTGGTACATACAGGATATATAGTATATAAAGATGAATTGAATCATAATCATCGAAAAGAACATTATTTATGGATTATTTGTGCTTACGGTATCAGTTACTTAATCACGCAAATTGCTTTGTACGGACGTATTGAAAGTCATGAAATTGCAATGATTGATATTTTAAGTGTAAATGCATTCTTTATTGTAATGTGGATTTTAGCACAAATTTCGATTTGGAATTTCTTGTTCTTGCGCAGATCTTTACCGCTGACGAAAGCGGAATTAGGGGAAGAGATGGAATTTTCACGTACGGATAAAAATGGCACAATGAGTCAGACTAAAGAACAACTGCGTGAATTCCAAGAGCGTACACAAGAATTTACGCATCGTACAAGACGCAGTATCGATTTAGAAAAAATGAGAAATAAGCGTGATAAATTTAAAAATACAATCAAAGAAAAAATTGATATCCAAGATGATGATATTCCAAATTGGATGAAGCGTCCGAAATGGATTAAGCCCGGAATTGTAGAATTAATTTGCGGTATCATTTTATTCTTATTTACATTGTTAGAATTAAATAATAGAAATGCTTTGTTTGCATCTGGAGAGTGGGAATTATCACAGACTTCTTATGTGATTGAGTGGATCACTTTATTCTTATTACTCATCGTCATTATTATTTACATCATTACGACGTTAACACATTTCCTACGCGGCAAATTCTATTATGTGCAAATGTTTATGATTAGTATTTTATTCTTTAAATTATTGACTGAGTTTGTGAATATTATGATTCACGGATTGTTATTATCGATTTTTATTACACCAATTTTATTAATTATGCTGGTTGCAGTGATTATTGCATTTGTGATTCAGATGCGTACACCTGTGGATGGCCAGTAA
- a CDS encoding ECF transporter S component, translating into MSKGLKLSDILVTVLIAVIFAIIYNIWNFVYKAMQVTGLHLEELSYGMWFAAAVVAYLIIPKPGIALLAEFAAGAGETIVMGRFDIATIVYGLLQGLACEIIFAIFRYKSRSVMVAMLAGLAAALVTFPIDFYYGYLGEVAGWNLFLYVFFRCVSGIVLAGLFPYYLVKALDKTGVTKLFRPASQKDYDNL; encoded by the coding sequence ATGTCAAAAGGACTTAAACTTTCAGATATCTTGGTAACTGTATTAATTGCAGTTATTTTCGCTATCATCTACAACATCTGGAACTTCGTATACAAAGCGATGCAAGTGACTGGATTACATCTAGAGGAGCTCTCTTATGGTATGTGGTTTGCGGCAGCAGTCGTAGCTTACCTCATCATCCCTAAACCGGGTATTGCCTTACTTGCTGAGTTTGCAGCAGGTGCCGGTGAAACTATCGTCATGGGACGCTTTGATATTGCAACAATCGTTTATGGTTTATTACAAGGTTTAGCTTGTGAGATTATCTTTGCTATCTTCCGTTATAAATCACGCTCTGTGATGGTCGCAATGCTTGCTGGTTTAGCTGCAGCATTAGTTACTTTCCCTATCGACTTCTACTATGGTTATTTAGGCGAAGTAGCTGGCTGGAACTTATTCTTATATGTATTCTTCCGTTGTGTCAGCGGTATTGTGCTTGCAGGTCTCTTCCCTTATTACTTAGTGAAAGCGCTCGATAAGACGGGTGTGACGAAATTATTCAGACCTGCTTCTCAAAAAGATTACGATAATTTGTAA